The proteins below are encoded in one region of Conexivisphaerales archaeon:
- a CDS encoding polyprenyl synthetase family protein, translated as MSLESEMKRIAMLVDSKMKESLTGEPELLYSASSHLIQAGGKRLRPLILMKFYSLYRDDEVSVLPLAAALELVHNFTLIHDDIMDNDDMRRGVPTTHRKYGVPMAILAGDVLFAKVFSLVSETPALQGDARRMKEAVRVVAESLVTICEGQALDLNPPPLSDFTEEFYFGMIKKKTSALFEASALLGCIAAGSPSSHLDLAERFARHLGLAFQIVDDVLGVVGEPEVTGKPVGGDIRQGKRTLPIVMAFRKADRREQELLLSVWGVRDAPEKKVKEAVDFIRSSGVEEAARSLASQHLSEALKALEGLPQSSANETLKELANFLTVRRM; from the coding sequence TTGAGTCTTGAATCAGAAATGAAGAGAATTGCTATGCTTGTCGATTCCAAGATGAAAGAATCTCTAACAGGAGAGCCAGAGCTCCTCTATTCAGCATCATCACACCTCATCCAGGCAGGCGGAAAGAGGCTGAGGCCTCTCATCCTCATGAAGTTCTATTCTCTCTACAGGGATGATGAGGTTTCTGTCCTGCCGCTTGCTGCAGCACTCGAACTTGTCCACAACTTCACCCTGATACATGACGATATCATGGATAACGACGACATGAGAAGGGGAGTACCAACAACTCACAGGAAATACGGAGTGCCAATGGCGATCCTTGCAGGAGACGTCCTCTTTGCAAAGGTATTCAGCCTTGTATCAGAGACACCAGCCCTTCAGGGTGATGCCAGAAGAATGAAAGAAGCGGTGAGAGTGGTGGCAGAATCTCTTGTTACCATATGTGAAGGCCAGGCGCTCGACCTGAACCCACCTCCCCTATCTGATTTTACGGAAGAATTTTACTTCGGCATGATAAAAAAGAAGACCTCTGCTCTCTTCGAAGCTTCGGCGCTTTTGGGCTGCATAGCTGCTGGCAGCCCATCATCGCATCTTGACCTGGCAGAAAGATTTGCCAGGCATCTTGGCCTTGCATTCCAGATTGTAGACGACGTGCTTGGTGTTGTTGGTGAACCAGAAGTGACCGGCAAGCCTGTGGGGGGCGATATAAGGCAGGGGAAGAGGACGCTGCCTATAGTCATGGCCTTCAGGAAAGCAGACAGAAGAGAGCAGGAGCTTCTCCTCTCTGTGTGGGGTGTAAGAGATGCTCCAGAAAAGAAGGTTAAGGAAGCTGTTGATTTCATAAGAAGTTCAGGAGTGGAGGAAGCTGCAAGAAGTCTTGCATCGCAGCATCTCTCTGAAGCACTGAAGGCTCTTGAAGGTCTGCCTCAGTCCAGCGCTAATGAGACCCTGAAGGAGCTTGCCAATTTTCTGACAGTGCGAAGGATGTGA